Proteins encoded by one window of Anaerolineales bacterium:
- a CDS encoding ABC transporter substrate-binding protein, whose translation MSGKVDPIDSNDAYDPNDPALESYTQRVKVERPVPFVPQRVVSLVPSVTETLFDLDLGDRLVGVTEYCTRPAEKIAAARLPRVGGTKNPDIRAILALRPDLVIVNREENRKPDADALNEAGITTWVTEPNTVREAVELLWQIMDVFEYAAMTHRVRMIHITYEATRRYMNEETDLPLVKTFVPIWHDPLMTFNQHTYIHDLLFTCGALNVFAERERAFPLAADQGKADPLPPDDPRITGRDIRYPRVTMEEVIAAQPELILLPDEPYPFGEAELEAYSAILAKTPAVKNGHIYLVDGSFLTWHGTRLAYALNDLPPLIARVRGAVEGAE comes from the coding sequence ATGAGCGGGAAAGTCGATCCCATCGATTCAAACGACGCCTACGATCCGAATGATCCGGCACTGGAGAGCTATACGCAGCGGGTAAAGGTGGAACGCCCTGTGCCGTTTGTGCCGCAGCGAGTGGTTTCCCTTGTCCCTAGTGTGACCGAAACCCTTTTTGATCTCGATTTGGGAGATCGTTTGGTGGGGGTGACGGAGTACTGTACCCGTCCAGCGGAAAAAATAGCGGCGGCACGGCTGCCCCGCGTGGGGGGGACAAAAAACCCCGACATTAGGGCAATCCTTGCGCTGCGCCCTGATCTGGTCATAGTAAACCGTGAAGAAAACCGCAAGCCCGATGCGGACGCGCTTAACGAGGCGGGAATCACGACATGGGTGACCGAGCCGAACACCGTCCGCGAGGCGGTGGAACTGCTCTGGCAGATCATGGATGTCTTTGAATATGCGGCAATGACGCACCGCGTGCGGATGATCCACATCACCTATGAGGCGACACGCCGCTATATGAACGAGGAAACGGACCTCCCTTTGGTGAAAACCTTCGTTCCGATCTGGCACGATCCGCTGATGACCTTCAACCAACATACCTATATTCACGATTTGCTGTTCACCTGTGGGGCGCTGAATGTGTTTGCTGAACGGGAACGGGCATTTCCCCTCGCCGCTGATCAGGGGAAGGCTGATCCCCTCCCACCGGATGATCCGCGTATCACTGGACGGGATATACGCTACCCTCGCGTCACAATGGAGGAAGTGATCGCCGCTCAACCAGAGTTAATCTTGCTGCCGGATGAGCCGTATCCATTTGGGGAGGCGGAATTGGAGGCGTATAGCGCGATACTTGCCAAGACGCCCGCAGTGAAAAATGGGCATATTTACTTGGTGGATGGCTCGTTCCTAACATGGCACGGGACGCGCCTTGCCTATGCACTGAACGACCTTCCACCGCTAATTGCCCGTGTACGGGGGGCGGTGGAAGGGGCGGAGTAA
- a CDS encoding RNA-directed DNA polymerase, with product MTSDALRAWRLSYTDEELQWRSADWRSEQSEWRAEREQQRRERRRRDRRYFGVGLNSQNLSRRALNEKKLTAQNLPILKNEKALAEWLNVELSRLRWYTYNQTTSSVYHYVRYVLPKRSGGQRVILAPKTGLKAIQRKILAEILNKIVLTEPAHGFRKGRNIVTNASPHAGKPFVLNLDLKEFFPSITFRRVRGLFTGLGYGYTIASVLALLCTESDREMIQRPDRPYYAGLSPRALVQGAPTSPALANLAARRLDKRLAGLAVKRGVTYTRYADDLTFSGEDRDVLFKLMKTAGHIIAAEGFTVHPKKTRFYQRGQRQIVTGLVVNDKVNTPRQMRRQVRAILHNAAQTGLNAQNRMNHPNFRGYVLGLIAHIGQTAPDLAATFRGQLVALSDS from the coding sequence ATGACATCCGATGCGCTACGGGCTTGGCGGCTGAGTTACACGGATGAGGAACTCCAATGGCGTTCAGCCGATTGGCGTAGCGAACAATCCGAATGGCGTGCCGAACGCGAACAGCAGCGCCGCGAACGCCGCCGTCGAGATCGTCGCTATTTTGGGGTGGGCTTAAACAGCCAAAACCTGAGCCGCCGTGCGCTAAACGAAAAAAAACTCACCGCCCAAAACCTCCCCATCCTGAAAAACGAAAAAGCATTGGCAGAGTGGCTGAACGTCGAGCTCTCCCGTTTGCGCTGGTACACCTACAACCAAACGACCAGCAGCGTCTACCATTATGTGCGCTATGTTCTTCCCAAACGGAGCGGCGGGCAGCGGGTAATCCTTGCCCCTAAAACAGGCTTGAAGGCAATCCAACGTAAAATTCTTGCTGAGATCTTGAATAAAATTGTGCTTACCGAGCCAGCACACGGCTTTCGGAAGGGACGAAACATCGTGACGAATGCCAGCCCCCATGCCGGTAAGCCTTTTGTCCTTAACCTTGACCTAAAGGAGTTCTTTCCCTCAATCACCTTTCGGCGGGTGCGCGGCTTGTTCACTGGATTGGGCTATGGCTACACCATCGCCTCGGTGTTGGCGTTACTTTGCACGGAAAGTGACCGCGAAATGATTCAGCGCCCAGATCGTCCCTACTATGCTGGACTTAGCCCCCGTGCGTTGGTACAAGGTGCGCCAACGAGTCCCGCGCTGGCAAACCTTGCCGCCCGCCGCTTGGATAAACGCTTGGCGGGTTTGGCGGTGAAACGCGGTGTCACCTACACCCGCTACGCCGACGATCTCACCTTTTCTGGCGAGGATCGGGATGTTCTGTTCAAACTGATGAAAACAGCGGGGCATATCATCGCCGCTGAAGGGTTCACTGTCCATCCAAAAAAGACACGCTTTTACCAGCGCGGGCAGCGCCAGATTGTCACCGGGTTGGTTGTCAACGATAAAGTGAATACCCCCCGCCAGATGCGCCGTCAGGTGCGGGCAATTCTTCATAACGCAGCGCAGACGGGGTTAAACGCCCAAAACCGGATGAACCATCCAAACTTTCGCGGCTACGTGCTTGGGTTGATCGCCCATATCGGGCAAACCGCGCCCGACCTCGCCGCTACCTTTCGGGGACAGTTAGTAGCCCTGTCCGATAGCTAA
- a CDS encoding DUF4231 domain-containing protein, whose product MTNAPTAENGGNLPEASPPLAAPSANPPDAMNRRPITQQARNYRRYWPAWMKQMPYLRLPAPKDDFSLIDRAEMRKVLGDTAPEVIRAIERDLDLLEADVSKLFSRRDAQAAQYQNRFRLYQVGYIILAMIATLLGSLMVLALNNEPRWVPVIGFGETVIALLATFLASLSGRGENPLSAWLDNRRRAENLRREFFRYLMKLPPYDALNGAARRTTLSKRAALINQGQMPDIGTNGKDS is encoded by the coding sequence ATGACGAACGCGCCAACCGCCGAAAATGGCGGAAACCTCCCTGAGGCAAGCCCTCCCCTCGCCGCACCGTCGGCTAACCCACCAGATGCCATGAACCGCCGTCCGATCACGCAGCAAGCGCGGAACTATCGGCGTTATTGGCCCGCGTGGATGAAGCAAATGCCCTATTTACGCCTTCCCGCGCCAAAGGATGATTTCTCCCTGATTGATCGGGCAGAGATGCGCAAGGTGTTGGGCGATACCGCGCCGGAGGTGATTCGCGCTATCGAGCGCGATCTTGACCTGCTGGAAGCAGACGTGAGCAAGCTGTTCAGCCGCCGTGACGCCCAAGCTGCCCAATATCAAAACCGCTTTCGGCTCTACCAAGTGGGCTATATCATCCTCGCCATGATAGCCACACTCTTAGGTTCGCTGATGGTTTTAGCCCTGAATAATGAACCGCGTTGGGTGCCGGTGATTGGCTTTGGCGAGACGGTGATCGCATTGTTAGCAACATTTTTGGCAAGCCTTTCTGGGCGGGGGGAAAACCCCCTCAGCGCGTGGCTGGATAACCGCCGCCGCGCCGAAAACCTTCGCCGCGAATTCTTTCGCTACCTGATGAAATTACCGCCCTACGACGCTCTGAACGGGGCAGCACGGCGAACGACACTCTCGAAACGGGCAGCGTTGATCAATCAGGGGCAAATGCCCGATATAGGCACGAATGGGAAGGACTCATGA